gctgtagtgtgtgcggcaagcctggccataatgcgcgcacttgccaggaggctgcagaagcatctgattcagctgtttctgatgtaattatagttaattccttatgttgatgtggtataattgaggatggtttgttagggtgtggtgggaggtgggtcactcgctgatatgggtcactcgctgataatgtacgttatacTTACCTAGGTACAATGTCAAGGGATCTCCCTTCCCATTCCACTCACCACATCAACCCTTTCCAATTCATCCAATGCCTTCACATGCTTGGCTTTGATCATCTTCCAGGCCGTAGCACCCAACGGGGGCCTCAATGGGATTGCCTCTGGTGTCGGAACAAAAAGCATTGGAAAATACCTATGTTCATTTTCTTCCGGACCAAAACACCCGAAGTACTGCAATTTGTGCCACCCGGGTTTGCATTCAGCTGGGGCCATAAAGATCTAGATCGATAAGACAGGtgctgagctggagctgAAAGTAATATCGACCCACTAAACCGGTCTCACCTCGCTCTGGCATTGGTGGGTTGCCACAAAACACTGCATCAAGAAGGCTAGCTTCTAGATAGAACCATGCGCCCATCCCTATCTGGAAACCCAGCGCTTGTGGAGGCAAGCTGACAGAATTCTTGTGCAATATCGTAAGAGATAAATAGTTGGAGCCCCTTGGAGAGTTGTGCATTGATTAGCTGGCTTCCAGTTTGCCTATCATCTTCTTTACCTATCCAGTGCTTCACTATCAGCGCTCGCAAAACTGCCACAATGGGTGGTTTTatgcccttcttcccctctgGCAGTGACTTCCGGCAGAGCGGGTTTAAAGATGTCACCCTCAAGCCTGCCGCCAAGAGAATCATCATTTGCTGCGATGGCACCTGGCAGTCATCAGTCACCAACACAGTCAACATTCCTTCCAACATCACCCGAATCGCGCGGTATCTGAGCAAGGTGGGCAGAGATGGGGACGACCCAGCAAAGGAGTGGCAGCAGGTCGTCTACTACGACGCCGGCATCGGAACTGCCGTAGGTGTTCTGGAGTCTGCTCGACAGGGCAACACGGGTTCAGGCTTTGTCGGCAACGTCATCGAAGCGTACAActtcatcgtcaacaacTACACTCTGGGCGACCAAATCTTTTGTCTGGGATTCTCGCGCGGTGCTTACACGGCTCGGGCCGTTGCTGGACTGGTCACTGATATTGGCGTGATCCAGCCCAGAGATATGCAAGACTTTGCCGAGCTGTACAATGCCTACCAGGCCCACAGCGACAACATTCTCTTTCGCCAGAGCAAGGCCTGGCGTGAATGGGTGGAGGGAAAGCGGCTGTTTGACCCGAACCAGAAGGGAAGCCCCAAGGGGTGGAAGCAGGCACCTTCAGCCTGGGAGAAGAAACCGCATGGAGCTCCTCCGGAGGCGACGAGATGGGTCGAAGCTGTCGCTGTTTTCGACACGGTGGGTTGTCTCGGCATCCCTGAATTTGAAGGTTACATCATGGGTGGCCTCGCGTGGCTGTTGAGCTGGGCAGTTACGGTAGAGAAGTTTGGCTTCCATAACGTGACGCTGAGCCCCTACATCAAGCACGCCTATCAGGCTCTTGCGCTGGACGAGCACAGAAAGCCATTCGACGCTGCTGTTTGGCATCTTCCAGCCCCTCCTGTTCGCCCTGCTGCGGGAAGCAACGTGGCGGATCTGAGACAGGCATGGGAAGAGCTCCGAGACACAGACGGGGCAACCGAGGACCAGCTGACCGAAGCTTGGGAGAACCTTGTCGCTGCTGAAATGTTTGAGGAGTTGGGCAAGCGGGACGCCGAGCCTAAGCTTTTGCAAGTTTGGTTCCCCGGTGTTCATGTGAACATGGGAGGCGGGAGCAAGGAGGCGCTGGAACAGAGAAGGGGAGACTTTGAGCGTAGGCTTGTCACTTCCCGCACGCAACCATTGGGAACGATGCTGATCGGCTTCCAGAGATTGCCATGATTACGTTGATGTGGATGGTTGAGCAGCTAACGCCACACCTCCATTTTGACAACAACGCCTTTGAAATGTTGACAGACCGATTCATGGTCATACAGCCAATTATCGACGACCTCATCACGAGCAAGAAGCAGGACCACTGGCTGATAAAGAAGATCAACGCTCTCAAGGCGAGAGATAATGCCAAGAATGGCATTGACAGCGGCTTGACCTGGGCTCGAAATCTTGCAGCTGAGGCGCTCATGGGGTGGGCGACCGGCCCAATCGTCGACACGTTCGAGGGTGGCTGGATCAAGAAGGCGACGGGTTCCAAGTACCGTACTCCAGGCGAATATAAAGAAAGTCAGAAAGGGAGGACCAATGAAGAGATTCACCCAACAGTAAGGTACAGGATGGACCGGCTCAGCGCCGAAGGTGTGGGTTATGACCCAGTGCCGCTCAAGGACTTTACGCGCCAAAAGACTGTTGTGTCGCAGACGCAAGCAGATGGCAGCATaaaggaggttgttggctaTGAATGGGTCAAGAACAATGTCCGGATTCCAGAGTACAAGATAGCCGGGCCATTCGATAAGGAGGGGGCCAACTTTGAGCGGGCCTGTGTGGTGACAGAGTCAGCGTCGGAATGGCTGGGAAAACTGGACAAGGAGCTGGGGATCGATTCGTGGGAGGCGCGAGGCCTGGACAAGTCTTGATTACCTTGGATAATAATCGAACAGTCGTGGGCTGCCAACCAATTCCCTGACCACGTGACTTCGCGTCCACGCTCGCTTTTTTTCTGGCTCAAGCGGTTGGTCAGTGTTTTTCCTTGGGCCCGCGCCATTTTTGACGTTTTGCACCGCACAAACTAGCCCCACATTTCATGTCACTGGAGCTGCCACTGCCCGGACAGGGCAATGACTGCAGCGTGAGCAGAAGAGTACTCCGTATACGAACTGAATTTGAATGGATCTGACAGACCACCCCTAACTGGATTTCATatccttcaacatcatctcgaATGGTCGAGGGCAACCTCATTTTGAGTGACTTGCTTCTGTGGGGGAACAGCATAAAGTGGAGGGCTCGCTCTCTGTGGAGcttgaggtgggtgggtggtccAATGCCATGTGAGTCTGTGCGCGGGCCCTCCCGCTAACGAACTCTGGGCCGCGGTGGGCGTCGCGCGAACCGCGTAACCACTAAACCACTGGGACAAATCTCGCAATCCAACCTATCCTTCTGtccacccacacccccctcccctcacctCACTGGCTGTCCGCTGCCGTTCCCTGCCCTCTCCGCCGTTGCCCAGCCTGTGTGAATTTGCTTCTTCCTGCTGGGACCCtactgccgccgccgccaaaccGCCAGAACTCTTTGCGACATGGAAGAGGACTCGGCGTCGAATCCGCCTCGGGTCGACGGAGGACGTGTCGGAGACAAAGATTCCAAGACATTCCCGCTTTCGGCATCCAACCGAGGtgtcgacaacctcaaccgcAAAATGCAGCCTCACCATGACACCCTTCCCCTAATACCACCGACCGCTGCAGGCCACCCGCAAGACGCCCCAGACGCGACACCGAACCAGACCCCAATCGCACGCGACCGACCAGCAACCATGGCCGTCAGCCCTGCTGCCCACAcgtcccagcagcagcaccaggcAGCACCATTTTACCCTCgctcaacctccccgacACACCCGCTCGCCGTCGACGACTATCGCCAGCCTACCCTCCAGCGCAGCGACTCGCAAGAGAGCAGTTCCACAAACATCACCGACCGCGTCTTTACCCCACCTGTGAACGGCAGAGGAGCGAGCCCTGGCACCGCCAGCGCCCACCAGTCAAGTCAAGGATCGTCACAACTCCTCCAATTGTCTCAGatcgccgccgcccaagAGAGAATACCCGAGACCGCGATGGACCTATACGTCAACGGTGCCTCGTCGCGGAAGAGGATGGCCGATGGTGCCGTCAAGGAGGCATTACGCGACGGTCAGGTCCTCATGTCGCCAGGCCAGACACATATGGGTGGCCACTCTCGAAACCCCAGTGCCGTCAGTATCGCTTCCACGACGGGAAGCCGTGTTGGAGAGGTGCATTAAATCCGGCACAAGTCTCCCCTATCTCAACAGGTATGCTAACCCGCCATACAGGTATCCGCCGAACTCAAGGCGCGCTTGTCCTATGCCATGGTTAAGGTGAACCGTGGCTGGCAAACACACTCCATCGACGAGGTTGAAGATCTTGCCTCCAAGGCTGCGTCCCCCACCTCAAGTAACTCGACAATACACCTCAGAAACGGGTCGTCAGCAAGCCCACAACTGTCTGGTGGGTCACAGCGTGCTagcaacaacacaacccctGCCACGGCCTTTGCACAGCAACTACCAGGACGACATGGAGATCCCTACGGGCGAGAGCCCCCATTGATGCCTTCTCGTGGAAGCTCGACATCCCCCGTCAAAAATACTGCCCCAGGTCTGGCCCCTCCCGTGTCCATCCAACCATCCCTGCATTCCGTTCACCCGCGGAGACACTCCAACCCGAGACTTACACCATCCCTCCTCTCAGTCTCATACCACGGCTCATCATATCCAGATCTTCTGAGCCCCGGCCAGTTACCGGGATACGCCAACGCCGCACAGCATCGACCATCGCTAGTCGATGCCATGGGGTTCTCGCCGCACCAGAACAACGCTGAAAAGGATGCCATAGAATCCCTGCTGTTCATGAGCAGTCCTGGAAACTCGGCCAATCTCAAACATGCGTTCCCCTCATCATCGCAACCGCTCCCAATTGGTCACTCGGGACCATCACGCACAGCACTGCCTTCGGGCAGGAGAACATtaccaagctcaaggccgatgcaccaccatcacgctCGGTCGCAATCCCAGGTCCAAAAACGTGTAGAATTCGAGAAGCCCATCACCGAGACGGAAGTTAACGAGCCACAAGGGACGCCCAGGGGGAATGCCAGAAAGCGAATCAATGGAGGACCCGGTGACGGCGCGCCTTCTCGGCTGAAGCACCTACCTGTCTCTGCAGGTCTCACGTTGTCATCCAAACCGCCACGGCCCGTTTTGGCTGATGCCGACATTGACCGAATGCTGgaggctgcggctgcggctgcagATTCGGATTCGGATGGCGAAATAGAGCTCCCTGTACGCAAGGCGCGCCGGGACGGCGCTCAACCTGTTGTGGCTTAAGGCTGTTGATTTTCTTTGTCAGCGGGGGTACTGCACCCGAAAGAGTTGAGCACTCGGCAGACTTGCTCTCCGAGGGATCACGGTTGTGTTTTTCAATATACGTTTCACTCATGGGTAGGGATGGCTTCAAGCCATTGCAAGGCAGGGCTGCATTTGGGCCGGATCGGAGTTGGCGTTTTGGTACTGTGGGCTTCAGGCGGGTCAGCTACAATAGCTATGGGCATCACGTTAAGCGAAGAATGGGGCGCTCCTGACATGAGCGTTCTCTGTCTTTTGACGCGAATTTGACTTGCTATTGGTTCTGTTATGACATGTCTTTCCTGCCACGGTTGTTTTGGCAAATCGGGTTCATACCGTGAGCCGAACTGTATATTATTATTGATCATGCCCATGTTTTATTTTCCGAGGTAGGTCAGTATTGTATAACTGCTCACCCCTACTCCCTAGTCTATCAGAGACTCGAGCTATGTGGTTTTGGGTTAGGGGTTCAGGCGATCACTAAATATATTATGTTATGTCGCCAATAGTCTTCATTATGTGCTATTCTGTGTTACGGCCTAAACAATATCGGAATCTGGATATGGACGATTTTCGTTTCCGTTCTGGGACCTGAGCAGTCGCCGCTTTAACCTGAGCAGAAGTGGAGATATCCTGAGCAGTGGGAGCAAGAGCCTGAGCAAGGCCTAAGCAGGGTCAATAAAGCACTGATTAGGGTGAGTAAGGGCCCTGAGTAAGGTGAGTAAGGCGCCGTTTTTGGGTTCGCCGCTTGATGTCTGGGTAGCCATTCAATTCCCAGGTTTCTCTTGCAGAGGATATACCGCTGATTTGATCGCGGGGAGATGTATACGCCGATACGTCACCCGTACCCCTCATCATGCTTTCACTGGCCCGGGTGTGGCCCTGAATCCACGAGCGTCTGGGATGCCTGCGCTCTATATAACTTATACATAGTCCCCGAAGGATTATTTACAACTAAGGACGAATGAAGGGCCGGCCTGTTCTGCCGCAGTTAAAGGTGTTGACAGCCTGACAAACAGATTTGCAGATTAACTCATTGTCTAAAGTGTTAACCGCAGTCTAATTTCTTATATAACAGACAAGACGTCTATCCTGAAGCTTAGTTCTAGGCCTCGGCTAACTCAGTATCGAAAGCGTCGACAAACTTCCAGCTAAGGTCGCCCTTTTTCTACCTAGATGTTTTTAGTAGCTAGTTGCCCTTGCTACTTAGCCTTATACTCGATGTACTCCTTAGTCTTTCGTCGTGCGATTAGCTTCCTAAACTCAAATAGTTTCTGAACAGGTTCGGATTTAAATTAATAATAGCTCCCAAATTAATATTCTTGTTTTTTACCTAACTATTATTACTTTCCGAGTATCTTACCTACTTTACTTGATACTACACGCTTTTCCAGATTCTACCTTTTGTAATTAACctctttatattataaacGTTATTATCAATAATCGTTcacttttatttttattaattacGTTTTATCGCTAGCTAGTGGTTTTCGAGACTGTTATAATGTAATATCGATAACTTTATAGCCTTTATGAAACTATTATTCTATTGTGTATTCTGCGgtagttatatatataaaaataCGTAGAGTAAAGTTATTCATAAACATTAAGTTCGTTTCTATCTATATATTTAGGATAAATAAGTCGTTGTGGTCGATATTACGGCTTGACACTTAGTGGGGCGCGGGGCGCACCACGGACCAATCATTAGTACAGGAGCAAGGACCAATTAGAACAGGATCAATGGGATCGAGGATCGATCCAGAAGAGTCAACCCCAAAAGGGACAGTATCGATAGGATCGATGGTCGAGTCTATCGATCCAGGACAGTGCCAGGCTTGGCAtagggtctatatatacggaggaactggctggcgtagatagacagttccgcagtatgcaattcaagcttgtattcacggtatcttgtgtttacattgagacatcttgttgtgcactgtttagctgcaccgaaccaattGTCAGAAGTTGCCTTCAAcccgtatccctttcagaggttctgtacaggggttcgtcacagtCGATAAGTAAACGTGAACTACCGAAATTAGATAAAGACTAGCGATTAAGatctataaatatattattaaatagGGACGAGAGCGGGGTATATAAATTAGAATAGTTATTATCCGAGACGCTACTATGTTAGGTATTGTAATGTGAAGAGTGTAGAGTTAGCGTCTTAGTTACGTTGAATTGGCTGAAGTTAGTTTCTGAAGTATCAATAAACTTATGGCTAATTAGTCGGGAAGAACGACGTTTAGCGGTCCGTTTCCTGTCTGGTTGTTCGCATGGCTGATCTTCTACTGACTGGGGCGTGGCCGCTTTCAGAAGCTCCAATCCCATCAACCAGGCTCTCGCCTAGCACGATTCCGGTGCGAGATTTGCCACTTCTATGGGCGTCGCATATGTGATGCCAGAATTCTGACTCCGATTGAACTTTCGTATTGCACAAGAAATGCGGGCATGAAATGAGATACTCGATGCCGAAGTCTTGAATATGTCGCTGCCAGTTGTTTCGATCCAGAAATTGCTTCATTCGCTTGTCCGCTGGTAGGCCTTAGTTCCGGAGACAACAGGAACAACATCCGGCATACACAGTGGCATGACGGAACGTCACTAGGTCGCACAAGAAAGGTACAGGACCATGGTTGATGTGATCTTGACAGTGGTCCTCCCAATTCTTTTTGCCGGCTAACCCACTTGCTGCACTGGAAACAGAACTCTGCAGAACCAGATCCGGCTTCAGAATAGCTTTTGGAGCGTCACAATGGCTCCATTATATCTGGGACAGGTTGTTTTTACCTTGCAATTTCTTGAGTGCGAGAACGAGCTGGACATTTACCACGCATGGGCCGTAATACTTCCCGGTACACAATGCGGGAGTCGTTTGTTCGAAGAGCAATAAGGTCCTGTAGCGCCAGAACCGAGCACTCATATCGGATATTTTCCTGTATGTTGGCGTTTTGCTGATACTTAACGGCTTTACTGATGCTATGCTCGATCTCTTGGCACTCGTTTTCCGCGGCCAGCAAACGGTTGGAGAGGGTAAAGATGTAGTCTTTTTGCTCCGCAATTCTCCTCAGCGCCGTCCATAGCTCTTCGTTCTTTACTGCAAGCTCCCTCTTCAACGTCCTgagtttgtttttttggatgTCATTTTGGGGCGATGGCAGTGAGGCGGTATCACCACGAAGGAGGTCCGGATTGATTTGCTCGCGCTTGCGCTTTATGCCCTGGTGTTGATTCCCTGTAATCACCATCGAGAGATGTCCTTTGGCGCTGCGAAGAGTAAGTTAGAGTCACGGATGGAGTTGAGTGGAAAGTTGCAATTAGCAAATGcaaacaaaaccccaaatCGCCGCACTCAGTAGGGGAAGACGAAGCATCCAGCCCGGGCGAAATGTGCGTCAGAGCACTCAGGACGATGGCCGACGGGTTGTATGAGGGGGCGAGTGGGCGAAGGGGACAGGGGAAACAGGCGAACAAGGCaaagggagatggaggggcagggaCCAAATGAAGAATATTGGAGCGTGGAGTATAAAGAAGGGATATTAGAGAGGAGAGGCTGTACTTACATTGTGGCTACAGATAGCTTCGATAGTTAAAGAGATacgatggaggaggatacGGCGCCGTTATTAGTAGCCGAAATCTTCCGCTTTTTGGTCATGTCATTGTTCTTAATTGCTTAATCTGGCCCTCTTTCTCCCATGTTACTCTTATTTGTATAAATATCGATGGGGCAAGCCATAGGGAGAAGATCATTAAATATTGAATTGTAGTATCCACACCGGTCTCAATAAGTTTAAAGCGACGTAGGGTAAAGACTTCATATTGGTCAGTGGGAGCTAATAGCTCTGGCTTGCTCCTCGAATATTCCAAGACTTAAATAAAAGCGGGCGAGTAAAAGTGTGTGTACTATATATAGCACTTATCTTAGTGGGGCGAGATTAACGGCTTCTTAAAGAAAGGACCGGGTGCGCTATTGTCCTCGATCATACAAATTTCCCGAAATGGGTCGGGAACTTTTAATCTACCTTTCGAGAAGTAATCCACTTCTATTATTTATATCTGCTTGTCTCAGCCGCTAGCAACCTAGCTACAGTATTCGCAGATTTCGAAGGACCTTATTCTAACCGTTTATTGAGCTTAGATTAAATAAAATGTCTTCGTTGGGCTCAAAGCATCCTTACATGTACTTAGCAATTTTGCCTCTTTCAATAGTGGAGGGGTTCATGTCTCACCAAAGAACCAAGACATTTATATCAGGATATATACTTATCCTCTTAAACCTTCCTACCGCTTTTAGATGCGGATGGTTTCGATACGGAATTCGATAACCCGAGCGATAAGATGCAGGATAGCTTCATATATCTGTGGCCTATTAGTAGGACAGGATAAACAGAGCAGAAGGGGATGCTACCAGGAATCAAGGCCTTGAACTCAACAGAGGTGGATGGAGTTCATCGGTCCGGGGTGAGTGTGGACTAGTCTTCTCAAAGAGAAATCTTGTCAGCTAGGAGCGGAAATTGGCGCTCAGTCTCTTGCAATCTTCTTATATGAATTTGTTCTTATGACTTCAAGTTCGCCGTgtccctgtccctgtccTTGACATAGTCACCTTTTTCAGAACCCTGGTGTCGATGGCGGGGTGTTCTTGGAGTCTCGACTTCATCATAAACCCCACCTTTTCCTCGGTAGCTAGGGCCGAtaatggtggtggctgtgggcATTGCTTCTATGGACTTCCATTGGCGGGATATTAGGCTTGGGAGGTCCTGGCCGAAGCTGTTGACGAGTATTTGAGAGTGGTAGACGTCGTGGCTGTAGGAGGTAGCTACCAAAGCTCTCATACTCTGAGAAGAGGATGCCAGGTATGCTGGTAAGGCGGCAGTGAGTTCTCGGTGTCCATGGGAGGGGTCACGACTCGATGAGATTCTCTTTTATTGTTCAAGTCCAGGTGATGGGAAATTTCCTGACACGTCTCGTCGTACCCTCACATAAAGTGTGCGCAGAAACCGCGAGGTTGCAGGGCTGCCTGGGAAACGGCGTATGAAAGAATATCACGACACTGATATGTACACAGATCCCCTCTCTCCGGATGCAGCACGACAATTCACGAGGGCCACAATAAAAGGTTTGATTCAGACAAGTACATTTGTCCAAGGTGAAACATAGCGCTTCTGCCAGCAAGCGCACCACGCAGATAACAGTGCTGCCAATATCAGTGACTTTCCCCTTCCCGATGTACAGCTGCCCAGCCTGCCCACCGGAATGGGAGGATGACTTGCCATGCCTCCATGACTCGCTATGCTTCTCTGGTCTGTGATTGCACTTGTTTTGACTACCCCTCCTACCCCGTCAGTGCCCGTCCATCGTTCCCGAGTGTAAACCCCCACGTCTCACCTTCCACTTACCTCcatttcctccccctctttctcaccgcaccacctctccacctcagcCACCATCAGGGCGTGTCATTTCCGACCGTGGCCCAACATGCCCGTGCCGAGAACACACCCTAGGTAGCTGAGCTCCCAGGCCCCTCGTCCCCCCTCTGCTAGTTATGGGTCGTCGTGCCGGAAGGCTTTCGCACCCGTAAACCATTCACAATGACAGGGCCTGAGACTAGATGTTCCATTTTTACCCCCTTTGCCTGCCTTACCAGTTTCTCAATCTCGCCCTTTAAGGTTTCCAATTCATCCTCATTCGTTATATCATTGGGAAGAGGGTAGGAAAACTCAAAGTCAATAGGAACGATCCTGTTATTGACACGTAAAAAGTTATGGAGCCTTGGATCCCCATGAACAACCCCGTTTTTCGTAAGCAGGTTATACATGTCCTTGAGTTCTTCGAGAAGGTGAGGACTCTCTAGCTCTTCAGTTGGAAGATTGCTTAGCGACACTCCTTTGATGTATTCCAGGAGGATGGCAGGAGTGGGCCGCTGGCTGATCTGATACCTCCTCTTCGCGTAGCTGACGGCTACTTCACCGAATAAAAACGGGATGTGGTTGCCCTGGAGCGGTTGAAGATGCAAGTATGTGTCGATTTCGTTTTCGTAGTTATCAGCTTTGCTGGGGTTTCGCTCCTTTAGAATGACAGTTGTCGGCAAGAACCACTTTGGCAGCAATCGCTGTAGCCAGAAGCTGGCGAGCTGCGGCATCCAGAATAATAGCCAGCAAGCAATTGGATTCGGCGGGATATCTAAGAGAAAGACATTTCGATTCGCGTAGATTCGTTTTGCAGGCGCTCGAAAACGTCGGAAGCCAAACTGTATGTCCTATAGTACTCGGATCAATAACAGTAACTATCAGCCTTTAGAAGTAAGAGTATATACCTTAATCTCGTAgtcttcatcgtcttccaTCTTAAAGGGTAGAGTGACGGAGTAGAATGGTGAAAACGCAGGAAAATTGAACGAGGTGGGCTTGGCTTAAGGTTGTGTAGAAAGAGGAGGGTAGCACAAGCAAACGAGTGGGATCCACTTTTTTAGGCACCAAAACTAAATTAGTCGGAAGCTGCAGATATCAGTACTCGAGGTTACGAGTATCCCAAACAACCAGTCCATTCCCGTCCAAGACAAGATTTCCATTCGCGTCAATCCAGTGCCATGCGCCACTCTCCGGATTAAGTTTTCGTATATAGCCATTAGGATGTGCTGGATATTGCTCGCGCTCGTTATTCCTATTAATCCAATAAGGACATCCTGACCACCATTCGAATCTGCGAATATAACCATCCA
This window of the Podospora pseudoanserina strain CBS 124.78 chromosome 3, whole genome shotgun sequence genome carries:
- a CDS encoding hypothetical protein (COG:S; EggNog:ENOG503NVDD), with product MGGFMPFFPSGSDFRQSGFKDVTLKPAAKRIIICCDGTWQSSVTNTVNIPSNITRIARYLSKVGRDGDDPAKEWQQVVYYDAGIGTAVGVLESARQGNTGSGFVGNVIEAYNFIVNNYTLGDQIFCLGFSRGAYTARAVAGLVTDIGVIQPRDMQDFAELYNAYQAHSDNILFRQSKAWREWVEGKRLFDPNQKGSPKGWKQAPSAWEKKPHGAPPEATRWVEAVAVFDTVGCLGIPEFEGYIMGGLAWLLSWAVTVEKFGFHNVTLSPYIKHAYQALALDEHRKPFDAAVWHLPAPPVRPAAGSNVADLRQAWEELRDTDGATEDQLTEAWENLVAAEMFEELGKRDAEPKLLQVWFPGVHVNMGGGSKEALEQRRGDFEQIAMITLMWMVEQLTPHLHFDNNAFEMLTDRFMVIQPIIDDLITSKKQDHWLIKKINALKARDNAKNGIDSGLTWARNLAAEALMGWATGPIVDTFEGGWIKKATGSKYRTPGEYKESQKGRTNEEIHPTVRYRMDRLSAEGVGYDPVPLKDFTRQKTVVSQTQADGSIKEVVGYEWVKNNVRIPEYKIAGPFDKEGANFERACVVTESASEWLGKLDKELGIDSWEARGLDKS
- a CDS encoding hypothetical protein (EggNog:ENOG503P6NC; COG:S) yields the protein MEEDSASNPPRVDGGRVGDKDSKTFPLSASNRGVDNLNRKMQPHHDTLPLIPPTAAGHPQDAPDATPNQTPIARDRPATMAVSPAAHTSQQQHQAAPFYPRSTSPTHPLAVDDYRQPTLQRSDSQESSSTNITDRVFTPPVNGRGASPGTASAHQSSQGSSQLLQLSQIAAAQERIPETAMDLYVNGASSRKRMADGAVKEALRDGQVLMSPGQTHMGGHSRNPSAVSIASTTGSRVGEVSAELKARLSYAMVKVNRGWQTHSIDEVEDLASKAASPTSSNSTIHLRNGSSASPQLSGGSQRASNNTTPATAFAQQLPGRHGDPYGREPPLMPSRGSSTSPVKNTAPGLAPPVSIQPSLHSVHPRRHSNPRLTPSLLSVSYHGSSYPDLLSPGQLPGYANAAQHRPSLVDAMGFSPHQNNAEKDAIESLLFMSSPGNSANLKHAFPSSSQPLPIGHSGPSRTALPSGRRTLPSSRPMHHHHARSQSQVQKRVEFEKPITETEVNEPQGTPRGNARKRINGGPGDGAPSRLKHLPVSAGLTLSSKPPRPVLADADIDRMLEAAAAAADSDSDGEIELPVRKARRDGAQPVVA
- a CDS encoding hypothetical protein (EggNog:ENOG503PF8M); this translates as MEDDEDYEIKDIQFGFRRFRAPAKRIYANRNVFLLDIPPNPIACWLLFWMPQLASFWLQRLLPKWFLPTTVILKERNPSKADNYENEIDTYLHLQPLQGNHIPFLFGEVAVSYAKRRYQISQRPTPAILLEYIKGVSLSNLPTEELESPHLLEELKDMYNLLTKNGVVHGDPRLHNFLRVNNRIVPIDFEFSYPLPNDITNEDELETLKGEIEKLVRQAKGVKMEHLVSGPVIVNGLRVRKPSGTTTHN